ACGGTGGAGAACGTCTCCCGAGGTCTGGATTGCGCCAGTTTCCGGCAGCCGCTGGGTGTGTGCGCCGGGATCACGCCCTTCAACTTTCCCGCCATGGTGCCCATGTGGCTTTATCCCGTCGCCATCGCCTGCGGCAACGCGTTCGTTCTGAAGCCGTCCGAGAAGGTGCCGGGCGCCGCGTTGCGCCTGGCGGAGTTGTTCGCGGAGGCCGGACTCCCCCCCGGCGTCTTCAACGTCGTCCAGGGGGACCGGGAAGCGGTGGAGGCGTTGGTGGAAAACGTGTCCGTCCGCGCGGTGTCCTTCGTCGGCTCGGCCCCCGTGGCCCGCTATGTCTATGAGGCGGCCAGCATGGCCGGCAAGAGGGTGCAGGCGTTGGCCGGCGCCAAGAATCACCTGGTGGCCATGCCGGACTGCAATCTGGACAAGACGGCCGACGCCATCATCGGTTCCGCGTTCGGATCTGCAGGAGAGCGGTGCATGGCCATCAGCGCCGTGGTGACGGTGGGAGAGGTTCACGAACCTCTGATGGAGAAGGTCAGGGCCCGCGCGGAAAGCTTGCAATTGGGCGCGGCCGCGGACGGCGGAAGCGACCTGGGACCGTTGATCTCCGGTCCTCACCGGGAGCGCGTGCTGGAATACATTGAGACGGGACTGGATGAGGGAGCCCGACTCGCTCTGGACGGCCGCTGTCACAGCGGAGTCGACGACCTGTCCGGGTATTTTCTGGGTCCCAGCATCTTCGACGGCGTCTCACCGAAGATGAAGATCTACCAGGACGAGATCTTCGGACCTGTTCTCTGCGTCATCCAGGCCGAGGACCTGGATGAGGCCATCGAAGTGGTCAACGCCAACCGGTTCGGCAACGGAACCGCCATCTTCACCGAGAGCGGGTGGGCGGCCCGGGAATACCAGAACCGGGTTCAGGTGGGGATGGTGGGAATCAACGTCGGAGTTCCGGTGCCTCTCGCCTTTTTCTCCTTCTCCGGGTGGAGAGGTTCCTTTTTCGGCGACCTGCATGCCCACGGCCGGGACGGAGTGAATTTCTACACCGAGCAGAAGGTGGTCAGTTCCCGCTGGTTCGGTAGCGGTTGACCCGGTATTGCCGAGTCCGGTGCCAACGGCGTTTCCCACACCGGGGGCGAGGACACGGCTCAAACGTCGAATCTTCGTCCCTGTCCTTGACGGTAAGCTTCGGAGCACCCCACCAACCGACAGTCTTCGGGGCATCCACCATATGCCATGATGATTTTCTGGGGTGATGACTAGGTCGAGACCACAAAGGGGCTCGACATCTTGGGCGTCAGGCGCATCGATCAGGACATCGAACTGGGCTTGGTGAACGGCATTACGACCATCTCCCCACGGGCTCGATACCTATCGATACTGACTTGGTCGATTGGAGAGTTTCTGGTCGAGCGAGCCGAAGTCGGGTTCGATTGGGACCGTTTTCTGACCTATCTTCGAAGGATCGAATTCGTGACTCTAGCCCAAGTTTACCGTGTTGGATGAGAGATCTCATCTAAGTTATTTCTTT
This window of the Acidobacteriota bacterium genome carries:
- a CDS encoding CoA-acylating methylmalonate-semialdehyde dehydrogenase, translated to MQRSVPRVDSFVDGVRAPSNSSRCGELRNPGTGELLAHVPFATRAEVDEVVASSAAAFPGWRDTPVVERCRILFRYKQLLEENLEELAEWISRENGKIPEEAQGSVRRGIEVVEFACGMSTLIQGSTVENVSRGLDCASFRQPLGVCAGITPFNFPAMVPMWLYPVAIACGNAFVLKPSEKVPGAALRLAELFAEAGLPPGVFNVVQGDREAVEALVENVSVRAVSFVGSAPVARYVYEAASMAGKRVQALAGAKNHLVAMPDCNLDKTADAIIGSAFGSAGERCMAISAVVTVGEVHEPLMEKVRARAESLQLGAAADGGSDLGPLISGPHRERVLEYIETGLDEGARLALDGRCHSGVDDLSGYFLGPSIFDGVSPKMKIYQDEIFGPVLCVIQAEDLDEAIEVVNANRFGNGTAIFTESGWAAREYQNRVQVGMVGINVGVPVPLAFFSFSGWRGSFFGDLHAHGRDGVNFYTEQKVVSSRWFGSG